The region CGTATTCCCGCCGCGATTACCGCGTCGGTCTCttggccgacctccctgcctccggtccctCCCCTGTCCGCTCCAGACTTTACTCTGCCGCCCCAgtcgtcccgcatagggctctgTTCTCCCCCCAGACCTCATtcgtgcagtcgtatttattgagttcttactgtgtgcggcgcggcagcgtggctcggtggagagagcccgggcttgggagtcagaggtcacgggtccgaaccccggccctgccgcttgtcagctgtggggctgtgggcgagtcgcttcacttctccgtgcctcagcgacctcatctgtaaaatggggattaagacggtgagtctcaggtgggacaacctgatgaccctgtatctaccccggcgctcagaacagcgccgtgcacatagtaagcacttaacagataccgacgttattattaccgAGCACTTTACGAACCTCCAGGGGCGGcccatccatccccacatcaaacggaaactccttactagccccatgtggggctgggattgtgtccaaacctggttaactcctatctgccccagagcttagtgcttggcacgtagtaagcgctcaccaaataccatcctcatcttcACTGGCGCTAAGGTATTCAGTCACCTCTCCCGCACCTGCTTAACCTTACTCGTCGTCCCGTTACGTCACCtctcctcaccgtacctcgatctcgtccctcTTGCCGGCAGCCCtttggtcacgtcctcccgctgcgTACCTGACCGACCGCCGCTTTCCTTACctccagagccctactaaaatcttatctcctccgaggagccctccctgactaacgtctcctctccccaccctttttgCCCTCCGTTCTGCCTCTCCTACCCTCTGGGGTCCGGTCCCCTGGAGCACTTTGATACCCGGCCCCTCAgcgatcaatggtgtttattgagggtggttcatgtgcagggctctgtactgaacAGGGTCGGCAGGGAAGCGcccacctggaagtcagaagggtctgggttctaatcccggccccaccacttgcctgctgtgtgagtggggcgggtcgcttcacttctctgtacctcggtgacTTCCTCTGTCAGAAGGGGATtaaggagccccacgtgggacagggactgtgtccgacctgattaacttgtatccaccccagcgctcagaacagtgcctgacacataggcgcttaacaaataccataaattactatattagtagtagtagcagaagacatgttccctgcccgcatggggcttacggtctggagggggagatagacctaaaatgaattatggatatattgccgtggggctgagggtggggtgaatattaactgCTTGAAGAGCGAGGGAGCTCGGGAAATGAGGgcacagttggggaaggcctcttggaggaggtgtgattggaataataataataacgatggcatttattaagcgctgactatgtgcaaagcaccgttctaagctctggggaggatacaaggtgatcaggttgtcccacgggaggctcacagtcttcatccccgttttacagatgagggaaccgaggcccagagaagcgaagtgacttgcccaaagtcacacagctgataagcggctctgaaggtggagagaccgGTGATCTTCAGTATGAAGGGGGACagttccaatcagtggtatttattgagcacttactgagtgcagagcactatactgagcgtttgggaaagtgaaatgcaagagttggtagacacattccctgcccaaaacgatctTGCCgcctagaggacgagtttacaggctagagtttCAGAGAAGAAGAAGTATGTGGGCATGGAGTGGGCGGCGagggagatgagatcgaggtgcttataataatgatgatggtgtttgttaagcgcttgctatgtgcaaagcacggttctaagcgcttatactctgctgtttcccgtaattgtgatttattttaatgtctgtcgatCAATCTGTCATAGTTATCGAGTACTTGCTGTCCCTCTGTTTCACCCgtctcttgcccctaataaccAGGGCGTGTACTTTGTTGAGAAAATCAAACCCGTCGGGTGCAGTCTCCCTAAAacctgccctgctcctctccaattcctccctcctcctgccccttcttcccttctcatctttcccagcaggatctcaagagGGAGAACTCTtggggtcagcgtggctcagtggaaagagcacgggcttgggagtcagaggtcatgggttcgaatcccggctcggccacttgtcagctgtgtgactgtgggcaagtcacttaacttctcggtgcctcagtgacctcctctgtaaaatggggattaagactgtgagcctcacgtgggacaacctgattaccctgtacctaccccagcgcttagaacagtgctctgcacatagtaagcgctaaacaaataccgacattattattgttattatctcccacctccagtcagaatccacctcctccacccgcaCCTCCGATCCCACCCCTTCGCACCCGATGGAAACGCTTGCcccgctcccttcttccctccccgaccgCCGTCCTCAACTGCCGCCTCAGTCTACACGAGCTGGCAGAGTTTGATGGGAACCCAACCCGCCCAAGTCAGAGTAATTCACTGGGAGGCGAGGAGAAGTGTGATCATTTCACCCAGGGAGCAGTAGTTGAATGAAGTGAAGTTAAAAAAGAGGACCTCTTTTGACCCCTTTTCTTCCCTTGAGTTCTAGAAACAACTCTGAATTCCCCGACTAGTTTGCCAAAGTTGTTTAGTGATTTTTATCGATGACCTGATTTTTAAAATCCCCTTCCCGTTAGCGTGGCATTTAGGGAAGAGAGCAGGTGTGTGCTCACCCCTTTAGAAAACAAATCCGACCACTCGTTGAATCGGttaagatctaataataataataatgttggtatttgttaagcgcttactatgtgcagagcactgttctaagcgctggggtagatacagggtaatcaggttgtcccacgtgaggctcacagtcttcatccccattttacagatgagggaactgagacacagagaagtgaagggactcgcccacagtcacacagctgacaagaggcagagccgggattcgaacctatgacctctgactccccagcccgcactctttccgctgagccacgatctACTGTGGGGGGAGTCGATGTTTACGGGGAAATAGCTAGAAACGTGGTAAACACCAGAAAAATGACACCTCTGAAACTAATTGAGGAGTTGGGCTTCCTCCGAATGCTGAGCTGTCGAATTAAGCCTGTGTAAAGGGGTAGATTCTGTTGGAGCTCTTCCAGTCGACAACGCACAGATCCCGACTCGAGGGCTGCGTCCATTTCTGCCGAGCTGATAGAGACCGGGAAACAGGGAATTCAGGGATAATTCCaaagataatcaatcagttatcGGGAAGGACCAGGGACCGTTATCCAAGATGCGTGGGATGCCGACGTGAAATTCTTCAAAGAGAAGGGCCGGCGTTTTCATTTGAGAGCGGGGCGGTCTTGGAGCAGAGCATCATAGGAACGAGTCCAGTGtcgagaaagaggggaggagagaaggaagaggaaagtaaAGAGGGCATGCGAGACTGGTATTTCTATGATAATCAATTCTTTGGGGCAGGATTTCAATCTTGTAACattctctccagggcttagtaccgtgctctgcacagaagaggtgctcaataaatgccactgattcgaGGGCTAAGGGCTCGTCCCTCCTTTTCCATGGGCGAGACCATCATTTTCACCCCCACAAGTGCTTTTGCTCTCTGCAGAGTAGGTTTAGGCAGCCAGGAAATGACCTTACCCCGCCTGCTGCTCTCACCATCTCagctcttcattcagtcgtatttaatgagcgcttaccgtgtgcagagcactgtactgagcgcttgggagagtgcagtagaacaataaacacattccctgcccactcattGCGCGTTGTCCCGTAGcttagggaaggagcatggcctagtggacagagcacaacgACAGCAACTAGTAGCCGGAGGTGGTGGTAGAGATGTACGATGTGGGATTCCAAAGAGCGGATGGAGAGGCCGAAGAAGCAGGTGAGGTAGAGGAACGGGTCACGGATAAAGGGATAAAATATTGCCCGCGATAATGCGAGGGTTCCAGTGGAAGGACAGCGGGTGGTGGGACGGGGGGATTGAGAGGGAAGGGAACTTGGTCAGGGcagtgggaagaaggagaggacatGATGGAGCAGAGCGTTAAGCtcatcacagagaagcagagtggctcagtggaaagagcacaggcttgggagtcagaggtcacaggttctaatcccgccacttgtcagcagtgtcacttcacttctctgtgtctcagttacctcatctatctgtcagatggggattacgGGCTACTTTCTCATTGTTACTGAGGTATTCTTGGAGCCCTACTCTGTTGTGGGTAGGCGGTGGTAGGGGGCGTGCACAGCTACATCCCGCGGGTGACATGAGGAGTTAGGTCTATATTGCCCGAGGCGTGTGGCTTGTCACGTCTCGGGGTGGGTTTGGGCACTTTGAAAGCCTTTGTTCTGTTGCAGGAGGGCCCGGGGACTCACGGAGTTGCCCTTAGTGTTTCAAGATGAGGCTCACTTAGGACAAAATGAGAGGCCGTGCACATAATATGCCGCCTGAGGGATTTAGGGAGGGTGGAAAGAGACTTCTCTGGCCTTGAGAGGTCAGTCGGGCTCCTTGGGGGGGCGGGATATTGCTCTATGAACACCTAGGATAGATGTTCATTATTGGAGGGGTCcatggcgtaatggaaagagcccaggtctaggagccagagggcctgggttctattcccagttcattcagtcatgtttattgagcgcttactgtgtggagagcattgtactaagcgcttgggagagtacagtacaacggtagacacattccctgcccacagtgagcttacagtctatagaattCTGCTTTCTGTGACCTCacccttctccatacctcagttttctcatctgcaaaatgccgGGAGAAGAATACCTACCTTTCCCTACCTTTCACGAGGATAAAAATGAGCTACGTAATGTGAATGCGCTTTGGGAACCAGAGCACTCTACGAAATCAGGTTATCATACAAGCGCCCTGGTTTTCCACACGAGAGATTGAGCTGGTGGGGGGCCCTAAAATTTCTCCTGTGACCACATCCTGCCCAAGTGTGGATATTAAAGCCTTTTCAGATGTGGAATGTTCTTAATTGTATCTCCTCCTAGGTGATCAGATTCTTACAGTCGAAATGCCAGATCGACGAGGGAGAAGCTCACGTAATCTGTGCTAAAGTCCAAGTCAAGCTCGGCAAGGAACGCTACGACCCCGCCACCACGTCCATTACCGATCTGAGGATTTCCCACTGGGAAGACGCGCTCCGAGAAACGAAGGGCGGCACGGCCGATCGGAATCTGGCGGAAGAATGTTACCTGCTGTGGAAGGCGACGCGTCTTCGGCACATGACCCTGACCGACGATGTCAAAAGCATGCTGCTGGAACTCCGAAAAGAAGTCCGACTGCTCTTATTGACTAACGGAGACAGCCAGACGCAAAGGGAGAAGATCGAAGCCTGCGCCTGCCAAccgtattttgatgctatcgttGTAGGCggggagcagaaagaggagaaacCCGCCCCTTCTATATTTTACCACTGTTGTGATCTTCTTGGGGTGCAACCGGGAGATTGTGTGATGGTGGGTGATACGCTAGAGACGGATATCCGGGGGAGTCTCGATGCCGATTTGAAAGCCACCATCTGGATAAGTAAAACCGgaaccccaccctcaaacccttcTCCCATACCTCACTATATCGTCTCTTCTGTGTTAGAGCTACCTGCTATTCTGCAGAACATAGACCACGAAGCCCGCACGTCACCTCAGAAGCGCAGTATGAAGCacgacatttaaaaaaatagaggcCGACTCTCGCAGAACTTCCCCCTAATGTTTGCGGtgcagaaactgtgtctactgAGATGCCGTCTGGCACACTGAAATAAAAAATATTAGCTTACTCCCAGCGAGGCGCTGACTTACCTGACAGGATCTGATTCAAAGCGCTCATCGTCACCTACTCTTCTAATTAAGTTTGACCCAAAAAGGTTGAAGTGGGTTTACTTCCGGAGCTCATTCCGCAGATGGTTTCAGTGCTCTTGATTTCAAGCTTTCTCGAATTACTATTTCAAAATGaaattggttttttttccccttctgtttAGCTTGCTTTGTTGGTGAGAAACCCCAAAATGTTGCTGGTATGTTAGGAGTGGCGTGAGATGGTACTATTTTGATACTCCAGTTACCAAAAACATCTCTCtctcggtaaaaaaaaaaaaaaatggaagttatTTTTGGCATTTTGGGGCATTTTGGCATTTTTGGCATTTCCCCCAAAATTCTCTGGGGGAATTTTGAGCTGGCCAAGAGCAGGAATAGAAGCAGGTGTCTAGAGAAGCATTAGAGGAAAAGTTTTTTCCGCATCTTAGAGCTTTGGGACCAATCGCGCGACCTTGCCAGATGGCATTTGGCTTTATGACTGGAATTTCTCAGACTCTAACATTACCATAAAGAGTTTGAGAGCCACGCTGGACTCTAAGCATTTGACTAGAGCTCTCTTTTTTTTGACAGTCGTGTTTTAATGATTAATCTCTAGCTGAGCTACCTGAGGAATTTTGCTTTCTCTCGAGTAGAGGGTTGAATCgtcaaaggggaaaggaaggtgggtggggggaggtaagtgggaagggaggagaactTCTGAATTTTAATCTGCTCTGTCCTTAGAGTTAAAATGATATTGGGCATCAGTTGTACAATTTTAAACTCTATATGCTCAAGAAAGAGCCTAGTATTTTTCTATCATGAATGGAGTGCTTTTAAAAGTTTTGATTTTTCTGAAATCCTGGATTAGAGTTTTgacttgattgtactctcccaagtgctttagtacagtgttctgcacatagcgttctgcagaaatatgattgattggattggatTGTTTTGCCCTTGAGATATTTTTTGAAATTAAAGGCAAATGATGAGTGGGTAATCGGTTGTCCTCCTCtttgaacttttttaaaaatgaattctgaTCGTGGTGgaaatttgtttttctttaatttcCTGGACCTGTAACCATTTGGACACATTATCTCACCCGTGTGGGACCAGTACGGTTGAAATAAGCATTCTGCAAGAAGAGAATCGAATTTATAGATAATTTGTAGGAAGTAGAGAAGAATAAGTTGAGACAGAATCCTGATCGAGTCAACAGTGCGTGTAAGGAAAAACCGATCTAGACAGAGGAGTCCAACCTGGCTCACTTCTGTTGTGGACCGTGAAATATAGAAAGAGGTCAGAGGGAAAGAAGTCACAAGCTGACTGTTGATTATGGTCGTACTAATTGTATGACACAACTGAcctatctcataataataataatgttggtatttaagcgcttactgtgtgcagagcgctgttctaagcgctgggggatacaaggtgatcgggttgtcccacgtggggctcacagttttaatccccattttacagatgaggtcaccgaggcacggagaagttaagcgacttgcctaaagtcacaccgctggcaagcggcggaggggggatttgaactcatgacctctgactcccaagcccgggctcttgcccctgagccacgctgcttctctgttgactcCACGCTTAGCGATTGGTGCATAGGAAGTGCCTAATGCATatcgtgatcattattattatacagttggATTTTGTTTCCAGAAAAAGTGGTTGTATCATGGATGGCTACATTATGGGGTGCATTTTTGattttccagaacctctggaaaagtagTATGAAATTCTTTCACAGTGCTATGTGAACAGTAAagtttaatctttattaaagttAGAGCATTAGATATTAAATCAAGGGCTTGAAATAGGATTACGGAGGCTGCAGAAATAAAAGTGTTTTCTGCTGTGGTCGGTGGTTTTCCAGCTCCAGTGAAGAATTTGAGCAACTCAGATTGAACAGCAGCCTCCTGTATAAAAGCATCTTGTAGCAAGCTAACCTCAGATACCCGAGTCCATCTTTGACCTTCCCTCCAGCAGGGGCTTTTTATAAGTTTATTCACTTTTTTGAGAGTTGATGCAAGACTTTAATGCCAAGATTTTAGCGGGTGATGAAGatgcccatcatcgggcagggactgtctctatctgttgccgaattgtacgttccaagtgcttagtacagtgctctgcccataataagcgctcaataaatactattgaatgaatgaaagaatgccacAATTGCTTCCTGCATCTCCCCAGCAGTTTGCAATGATGCGCTGGGTCGTCGAAGTTCATTCGTTGGACGGCGATTCTTCTGAATGAGATGCAGGTAATCCGTCATCCGCCTCTGGTTCTC is a window of Ornithorhynchus anatinus isolate Pmale09 chromosome 9, mOrnAna1.pri.v4, whole genome shotgun sequence DNA encoding:
- the LOC100090918 gene encoding N-acylneuraminate-9-phosphatase isoform X2; translation: MWDSKERMERPKKQVIRFLQSKCQIDEGEAHVICAKVQVKLGKERYDPATTSITDLRISHWEDALRETKGGTADRNLAEECYLLWKATRLRHMTLTDDVKSMLLELRKEVRLLLLTNGDSQTQREKIEACACQPYFDAIVVGGEQKEEKPAPSIFYHCCDLLGVQPGDCVMVGDTLETDIRGSLDADLKATIWISKTGTPPSNPSPIPHYIVSSVLELPAILQNIDHEARTSPQKRSMKHDI
- the LOC100090918 gene encoding N-acylneuraminate-9-phosphatase isoform X1; translated protein: MVLGRVRAVFLDLDNTLIDTAEANRRAVQEVIRFLQSKCQIDEGEAHVICAKVQVKLGKERYDPATTSITDLRISHWEDALRETKGGTADRNLAEECYLLWKATRLRHMTLTDDVKSMLLELRKEVRLLLLTNGDSQTQREKIEACACQPYFDAIVVGGEQKEEKPAPSIFYHCCDLLGVQPGDCVMVGDTLETDIRGSLDADLKATIWISKTGTPPSNPSPIPHYIVSSVLELPAILQNIDHEARTSPQKRSMKHDI